GCAAAAAGCGTCCCCACCTTATTGTTATGACTAAGGCGGACCTGGCAGACCCTGGACGAACGGCCCATTGGCTGAGGACCTATCATGATAGCGGGCATGGTGCCATTGCCTTGGACTTGACCCGTGGCGGCAAGCAGGCGACCAAGGCACTGACGGAAGCCATTTATGACTTATCCCATGACAAACGGGCCAAGTTTATGGGCAAGGGGGCGCAAAAGGTCCGGGTCCACGCCATGATCATTGGCATTCCAAATGTAGGCAAATCCACCTTAATCAACTCGGTGGTTGGCCGTTCGGTGGCGGATACGGGCAATAAGCCGGGTGTCACCAAAGGCAAACAGTGGCTGCGGCTGTCTGAGGACATTGAACTCCTGGATACGCCGGGTATCCTGTGGCCTAAATTTGAAAACGAAGACCTTGGCTATCAGCTGGCCATTACCGGGGCCATTTCCGATGATGTCTTTGTGCCTGAAGAAGCGGCCTTTCGGCTGGTGCGCCACCTCCAGGCTTATTATCCGCAGCTTTTGGCGGCCCGCTATGGTTTGTCGTCAGATGTGATTGAGCAGGAAGACCCCTATGGCTTGATGCAGGCCATCGGCAGGCGGCGCGGGGCCCTCATCAGCGGCGGCCGGGTAGACGATCGGAAAACAGCCGCCCTCTTGTTAAAAGATTACAGAAACGGCGCTATTGGCCGTATTTCACTGGAATAGGAGGCGCCATGAACGCTTCAATAGCAGATATTTACCGGGAGGCGGATGCCTTGCTGGAGCAGAACATCACCGTGGAAGGCTGGGTTCGCACCCATCGCAGCGGTAAAAGCGTCGGTTTTATTGAATTAACCGACGGCAGCTGCCAGAAGGGCCTCCAGCTCGTTTATAAGCCCGGAACAGAGGCCGCCCCAGCGGACAACCACCTGCTAACCGGGACGGCGGTACGGGCAAGCGGCCTTCTGGTATCAACCCCTCAGGCCAAGCAACCGGTAGAGCTTCAAGTCTCTGCCCTGGAGGTGGTCGGTCCGGTTGATGAGACCTACCCCCTGCAAAAGAAACGACACAGCTTTGAATATTTACGGTCCCTTGCCCATTTGCGACCGCGCACCAATACCTTTCAAGCTGTATTCCGCCTGCGCAGTCTTTTAAGCTTTGCGGTACACCGGTATTTTCATGAGCGTGGTTTTGTGCAGGTGCACACACCGATTCTAACCGCCAGCGATGCGGAAGGCGCCGGTGAAATGTTCCAAGTCACCAACCTAGACCTTGAGGCCTTGGCCGCAGAGCCACCGCAAGCGCTTGATTACACCCAGGACTTTTTTGGCCGTCCGGCAAATTTGGCGGTAAGCGGTCAGTTGAATGCTGAAGCCTTTGCCCATGCCTTTAAAAATGTGTACAGCTTCGGTCCGACCTTCCGCGCGGAAGATTCCAATACCGCTCGCCACGCCGCTGAATTTTGGATGATTGAACCGGAATGTGCCTTTTGTGATTTAGATGGCCTTATCGCCTTGGCGGAAGATTTTATCCGTCAGATGATCATTGCGGTCCAAACCGAAGCAGCCGACGAACTGGCCTTTTTTAACGACCGCATTGATGAAGGCTTGATTGACCGCTTGACGGCTGTGCAGACCGCCGGCTTTTCGCGCATGACCTATGATGAAGCCATCGCCATTTTAGAAAAAAGCGGCCATCCTTTCAGCTATCCGGTTGCCTGGGGCCTGGACCTACAGACCGAACATGAACGGTATTTGACCGATGAAGTGGTTGGGGGCCCCCTTTTTGTGACCGATTACCCGGAAGCAATCAAGGCCTTTTACATGAGGCGGAATGCAGACGACAAAACCGTTGCGGCGGTGGACCTCTTGGTGCCGGGTATCGGTGAGATCATCGGCGGCAGCCAGCGGGAAGAGCGGCTTGACCTTCTGCAGGCGCGCTTACAGGCCAATGGCATGTCAGCAGCCGATTACCGCTGGTATTCAGACTTGCGCCGTTTCGGCGGGACCCCTCATGCCGGCTTTGGCGTCGGCTTTGAACGCTTGCTCATGTATTTATCCGGTATGAAAAATATTCGTGATGTGATT
This portion of the Peptococcus niger genome encodes:
- the asnS gene encoding asparagine--tRNA ligase, with translation MNASIADIYREADALLEQNITVEGWVRTHRSGKSVGFIELTDGSCQKGLQLVYKPGTEAAPADNHLLTGTAVRASGLLVSTPQAKQPVELQVSALEVVGPVDETYPLQKKRHSFEYLRSLAHLRPRTNTFQAVFRLRSLLSFAVHRYFHERGFVQVHTPILTASDAEGAGEMFQVTNLDLEALAAEPPQALDYTQDFFGRPANLAVSGQLNAEAFAHAFKNVYSFGPTFRAEDSNTARHAAEFWMIEPECAFCDLDGLIALAEDFIRQMIIAVQTEAADELAFFNDRIDEGLIDRLTAVQTAGFSRMTYDEAIAILEKSGHPFSYPVAWGLDLQTEHERYLTDEVVGGPLFVTDYPEAIKAFYMRRNADDKTVAAVDLLVPGIGEIIGGSQREERLDLLQARLQANGMSAADYRWYSDLRRFGGTPHAGFGVGFERLLMYLSGMKNIRDVIPFPRVPKQIDF
- the ylqF gene encoding ribosome biogenesis GTPase YlqF, which produces MNIQWFPGHMAKARRMIEKELAMVDVVIELVDARIPVASKNPLLEEIIGKKRPHLIVMTKADLADPGRTAHWLRTYHDSGHGAIALDLTRGGKQATKALTEAIYDLSHDKRAKFMGKGAQKVRVHAMIIGIPNVGKSTLINSVVGRSVADTGNKPGVTKGKQWLRLSEDIELLDTPGILWPKFENEDLGYQLAITGAISDDVFVPEEAAFRLVRHLQAYYPQLLAARYGLSSDVIEQEDPYGLMQAIGRRRGALISGGRVDDRKTAALLLKDYRNGAIGRISLE